From Bombyx mori chromosome 3, ASM3026992v2, the proteins below share one genomic window:
- the LOC119630430 gene encoding X-ray repair cross-complementing protein 5, translating to MPPKIDQGLIIILDNGRNVANADEKDKKSFYEMARECAARIIETKILSQAKNSYVGVILLGSKNTKNSVAEQAPGEFKHIELLSALQTPTWQMIRELPESPSKSKGDWMDALIVAADHFKNGVYGVKIIKTKIILLTNFCTLTKYDHDEIQQVLNGFKADNLEVNVIGPNLYDEGHIKNNDFELARLFVEETKGVAEPFGSAMSFLLFHQRKSVNSVAWNSDLSIGPDLKIPISSYIKIDDKPVVGKWTKKVKDPVTSKPSKEEAIKKERIFYNAENHSKVKSDSRTKGYQYGQQIIPFTQNEETELYASGEKGLTVYGFTHKENIQWQCLTDVGLSYIFGRKGDVNAQQTVKCLVECLLELNLVGVARRVCISNYAPKMYALIPNVDNENGICLSMIQLCYKENIKHMVFPPTNLKKYSCTDAQVNAFKELIEAMDLTKAYDDTYDDTEAFPIGETVSPTAQYILDCIAFRSLNPAAPLPPPRDEIMTLFKVPPLVEMRSRGALEKIEKLFPLNKIEPRPKKNKQQQESPQTLTVLPVTKKAENEPFEIPKISLFMDKNSTETTSIGTMNPIDDYKALTNKGKSLSDLATEMTESIQSLLYYNLHDDSKKAVNAMKFFRNECIKSDPSIYNNWLQKLKISLNHEKNTKVLEVINENELNVILKSESSLSTYENEDSQLYENDTIPNTLPVVIDPEVDALFDEM from the exons ATGCCTCCTAAAATAGATCAGGGCTTGATAATAATTTTGGATAATGGAAGAAACGTTGCAAATGCCGatgaaaaagacaaaaaaagctTTTATGAGATGGCGCGTGAATGTGCCGCTCGCATTATTGAAACCAAAATTCTCAGTCAAGCTAAGAACAGTTATGTGGGTGTAATTCTGCTCGGATCGAAGAACACGAAGAACAGCGTAGCTGAACAAGCTCCTGGAGAGTTCAAACATATAGAATTGTTATCCGCCCTGCAAACACCTACTTGGCAAATGATTAGGGAACTACCGGAGTCG CCCAGCAAGTCTAAAGGCGATTGGATGGATGCTCTAATTGTAGCAGCTGATCATTTCAAAAATGGTGTCTACGGCGtaaagataattaaaacaaaaataattcttCTAACCAACTTTTGCACTTTAACGAAATATGACCATGATGAAATACAACAG gTCCTGAATGGTTTCAAGGCTGACAACCTAGAAGTCAATGTCATAGGACCTAACCTTTATGATGAAGGACACATCAAAAACAATGACTTTGAACTTGCAAGGCTGTTTGTTGAAGAAACCAAAGGTGTTGCTGAGCCTTTTGGATCGGCAATGAGTTTTTTACTATTTCATCAAAGAAAATCAGTGAATTCTGTTGCTTGGAATTCTGACCTCAGTATAGGTCCGGACTTGAAAATACCCATTTCATCCTACATCAAAATTGATGATAAGCCTGTCGTTGGCAAGTGGACAAAGAAGGTTAAAGATCCTGTGACATCAAAACCAAGTAAAGaggaagcaataaaaaaagaacgaatATTTTATAATGCAGAGAACCACAGTAAAGTAAAATCAGATTCAAGAACGAAAGGATATCAATATGGGCAACAGATAATACCATTTACTCAAAATGAAGAAACTGAACTCTATGCTTCTGGTGAAAAAGGTTTGACAGTTTATGGTTTCACACATAAAGAGAATATACAGTGGCAGTGCTTGACTGATGTGGGATTAAGTTACATTTTTGGGAGAAAAGGTGATGTTAACGCTCAACAAACTGTCAAATGTTTGGTTGAATGTCTACTTGAACTCAACTTAGTTGGTGTAGCAAGGAGAGTTTGTATCAGTAACTATGCACCAAAAATGTACGCTCTAATACCAAATGTAGACAATGAAAACGGAATATGTTTGTCTATGATACAATTGTGttacaaagaaaatattaaacacATGGTTTTTCctccaacaaatttaaaaaaatattcctgCACAGATGCACAAGTTAATGCTTTCAAAGAACTGATTGAAGCCATGGATTTGACTAAAGCTTATGATGATACATATGATGACACTGAAGCATTTCCTATTGGTGAAACAGTGAGTCCTACCGCACAATATATATTAGACTGTATTGCATTTCGAAGTCTGAATCCAGCAGCACCACTACCACCACCAAGAGATGAGATAATGACATTATTCAAAGTACCTCCACTAGTTGAAATGAGATCTCGAGGAGCACTGGAAAAGATTGAAAAGCTATTTCCACTGAATAAAATTGAACCAAGACCGAAAAAGAACAAGCAGCAACAAGAAAGTCCCCAAACCTTAACAGTATTACCAGTTACCAAAAAAGCAGAAAATGAACCATTTGAGATACCTAAGATTTCATTATTCATGGATAAAAATTCAACAGAAACTACTAGTATAGGTACTATGAATCCCATTGATGATTATAAAGCTCTTACAAACAAAGGCAAAAGTTTGTCTGATTTGGCTACAGAAATGACAGAAAGTATACAAAGTTTACTGTATTACAATTTGCACGATGATTCCAAAAAAGCTGTAAATGCCATGAAGTTCTTTAGGAATGAATGCATTAAGTCAGATCCATCAATTTACAATAATTGGCttcaaaaacttaaaatatctctgaatcacgaaaaaaatacaaaggtaTTGGAAGTCATAAATGAAAATGAGTTGAATGTAATATTAAAGTCTGAAAGCAGTTTGAGTACATATGAGAATGAAGACAGTCAGCTATATGAGAATGACACGATTCCTAACACTTTGCCCGTTGTAATAGATCCTGAAGTGGATGCTTTATTTGATGAAATGTAA
- the LOC101737106 gene encoding uncharacterized protein LOC101737106 has product MPPVLTNKNRIMSEMMKLSFHHRAFYCYLGMSLWIFVLITVMYKYMSVSEEISIPKKIYKDQYISKSDVKFRKIYMRACNPADNIVRGSEGAVDEDAWLLHGVLVITRHGDRGPLTHLKGGDKLPCDSSIVSPLLKSYEDYVANASASGRAWWVTSTGPFHNFPSLPTRAAGTSCALGQLTPRGLLQMITVGNILRAAYADKLGLDNIDPQGKKDTGVAVSYSTRYRRTFLSLSGAWWGAARGGAGARLAACREAHSVSFCFRDCACPAHHAIDKKINNQARNRLESHPAIKELVSKLSKVLFETQERTDADVVRDALLAYMCHDVPLPCTHKANHEKPKLTIDKRHRLHESKTGTRNLLDVDIDTLNMELDYINNQVDLNGDVGRKAREVIGKYYDLKDKKAPLDFDAQMEREKLLYYQQRYLDTGDTYDDVVIVKKNLDADFNFPNDARIDADFDEDYKEPTPETEDFCIKKEHVLSLFAYLEWSYRQEIKNIHNRKRGLLVSYGLLHNIVQNMIRMISENKPRFVIYSGHDKTLQALVLALGLSNYQYYNIQYASRLIFEVYRKKDLRDEVKYAKRKAVARDFYFRVVFNGEDVTNKLSFCNAKHNVVMRVVDPIDDLKIYNTFLCPIESIVRFIHDDYFSVFNVSNFKDACATAGNKRG; this is encoded by the exons ATGCCGCCTGTactcacaaataaaaacagaataATGAGTGAAATGATGAAGCTTTCATTTCATCACAGAGCTTTTTATTGTTACCTCGGCATGAGTCTCTGGATTTTTGTTCTCATAACGG tgATGTACAAATACATGTCGGTGAGCGAAGAAATAAGCATACCCaagaaaatatataaagatcAATACATATCAAAAAGTGATGTTAAGTTTAGAAAGATATATATGAGAGCTTGCAATCCAGCTGATAATATAGTGAGAGGTTCAGAAG GTGCAGTAGATGAGGATGCTTGGTTGTTGCATGGTGTGCTCGTGATCACCAGGCATGGAGATAGGGGTCCACTAACACATCTCAAAGGAGGTGATAAATTACCTTGTGATTCGTCAATTGTTTCGCCACTGTTGAAAAG TTACGAAGACTATGTAGCTAACGCAAGCGCGTCAGGTCGGGCGTGGTGGGTGACCTCAACAGGTCCTTTTCACAATTTCCCTTCACTGCCGACTCGGGCGGCCGGGACCAGCTGTGCCCTGGGACAGTTGACGCCAAGGGGACTCCTGCAAATGATAACTGTGG GTAACATTCTGAGGGCAGCGTATGCAGATAAATTAGGATTAGACAATATTGATCCACAGGGAAAAAAGGACACAg GTGTGGCGGTGTCGTACAGCACCCGCTACCGCCGCACGTTCCTGTCGCTTTCGGGGGCGTGGTGGGgggcggcgcggggcggggcgggggcgcGGCTGGCTGCCTGTCGGGAGGCGCACAGCGTCTCCTTCTGCTTCAGGGACTGCGCCTGTCCCGCTCATCACGCCATCGACAA AAAAATCAACAATCAAGCAAGGAATCGCTTAGAGTCTCATCCCGCAATCAAAGAGCTGGTCAGCAAGTTATCTAAAGTGTTATTCGAGACGCAAGAACGTACAGACGCGGATGTCGTACGGGATGCCCTTCTTGCCTATATGTGCCACGATGTCCCTTTGCCGTGCACGCACAAAGCCAATCACGAAAAACCAAAACTGACCATAGACAAAAGGCACAGACTACACGAAAGCAAAACAGGAACCAGAAACCTCTTAGATGTCGACATCGACACTTTGAATATGGAACTGGATTATATAAACAATCAGGTGGATTTAAACGGAGACGTGGGTAGGAAAGCCAGAGAAGTCATCGGAAAATACTATGACCTGAAAGATAAGAAAGCGCCCTTAGATTTTGATGCCCAAATGGAGAGGGAGAAGTTGTTGTATTACCAGCAGAGATATTTGGATACCGGCGACACGTACGACGACGTAGTCATAGTGAAGAAGAATTTGGACGCGGATTTTAATTTTCCGAACGACGCTAGAATCGATGCGGACTTCGACGAAGACTACAAGGAGCCGACGCCCGAAACCGAAGACTTCTGCATCAAAAAAGAGCACGTTCTCTCGTTGTTCGCGTACTTGGAGTGGAGCTACCGGCAGGAGATCAAGAATATTCACAATCGGAAACGGGGCTTGCTCGTCTCGTACGGTCTGCTGCACAACATAGTCCAGAACATGATACGCATGATATCGGAGAACAAGCCCAGGTTCGTGATATACTCCGGTCACGATAAGACGTTACAGGCGCTCGTCTTGGCCCTCGGCTTGAGCAATTACCAATATTACAACATACAGTACGCCTCGAGATTGATATTTGAAGTGTACAGGAAGAAGGATCTGCGCGATGAGGTCAAATACGCGAAGAGAAAGGCCGTGGCCCGGGACTTTTACTTCCGGGTCGTCTTCAACGGCGAGGACGTGACGAACAAACTTAGTTTCTGCAACGCGAAACACAATGTCGTTATGAGGGTAGTCGATCCAATAGATGACTTGAAAATTTACAATACATTTTTGTGTCCGATCGAGAGCATCGTAAGGTTTATACACGAcgattattttagtgtttttaatGTTAGTAACTTCAAGGATGCGTGCGCCACGGCCGGTAACAAGCGTGGATGA